In one window of Pelosinus sp. IPA-1 DNA:
- a CDS encoding helix-turn-helix domain-containing protein, giving the protein MKNVADPLEKNDCTHVQCPVETTLDIIGGKWKGIILYRLLDGKKRFNELKRLLPNITHRTLTMQLRELESDGILIRHVYAEVPPKVEYRLSPLGLSMTPIITTIYNWGKMYQQNIREESKLSDPEMILP; this is encoded by the coding sequence ATGAAAAACGTTGCAGATCCTTTAGAGAAAAATGATTGTACTCATGTCCAATGCCCAGTAGAAACTACTCTTGATATAATCGGAGGAAAGTGGAAAGGTATTATTCTCTATCGCTTATTAGACGGCAAAAAAAGATTTAATGAACTAAAACGGCTTTTACCAAATATAACTCATAGAACACTTACTATGCAATTGAGAGAACTTGAAAGTGATGGAATTCTTATTCGCCATGTCTACGCAGAAGTTCCGCCAAAGGTGGAATATCGCCTATCTCCTCTCGGTCTATCTATGACTCCCATTATAACTACAATATATAACTGGGGAAAAATGTATCAACAAAATATACGAGAGGAAAGCAAACTGTCAGATCCAGAGATGATATTGCCTTAA
- a CDS encoding isochorismatase family protein, with translation MKPALLVIDVQKAFFKDPETSYSLNKAIVQINAGIDLFRQKGLPIICIQHMVKENGLLPGTEGFDLPDSLSILPTDPHIHKTYGNAFNKTPLEELLRKQNIDTLIITGYCAEFCVLSTYRGALDLDLTPVILRGAIASRNPSNIPFVENISDIISYAILKKIVSNI, from the coding sequence ATGAAACCTGCTCTTTTAGTCATTGATGTACAAAAAGCATTTTTTAAGGATCCTGAAACAAGTTACTCCCTCAATAAGGCCATCGTACAAATCAATGCTGGAATTGATTTATTTAGACAAAAAGGACTGCCCATTATTTGTATTCAGCATATGGTGAAAGAAAATGGACTTTTACCAGGTACAGAAGGATTTGACTTACCGGATTCGCTTTCCATTTTGCCAACTGATCCTCATATTCACAAAACCTATGGTAATGCTTTTAATAAAACACCTTTAGAGGAGCTACTAAGAAAGCAAAATATTGATACTCTTATCATCACAGGCTATTGCGCAGAGTTCTGCGTCTTGTCTACTTACCGAGGTGCCCTTGACCTTGATTTGACTCCTGTCATTTTACGTGGTGCTATTGCAAGCCGCAACCCAAGCAACATCCCTTTTGTTGAAAATATCAGTGATATTATATCTTATGCAATCTTAAAAAAGATAGTATCTAATATCTAA
- a CDS encoding hemolysin III family protein has product MEEVMNAVTHGIGTLLAVAGLVLLTVFAYLNGSVWHIVSFSIYGTTLVLLYLASTLYHSFTNERVKRIFKILDHSAIYLLIAGTYTPFTLVPLHGVLGWTVFSLVWGLAVIGIVLKVFFAGRYKVLSTLCYLGMGWFIVFAIKPLLATVPEFGMIWLFAGGLFYTLGSAFYLWKRLPYNHAIWHLFVLAGSISHFIAVFFYILPIPLRS; this is encoded by the coding sequence ATGGAAGAAGTTATGAATGCAGTAACTCATGGGATAGGTACTTTACTAGCCGTCGCGGGACTAGTTTTACTAACTGTATTTGCTTATTTGAATGGAAGCGTCTGGCATATTGTTAGTTTTAGTATTTATGGCACCACGTTGGTGTTACTATATTTAGCTTCCACACTTTATCATAGCTTTACCAATGAACGGGTCAAAAGAATTTTTAAGATATTGGACCATTCAGCTATTTATTTGCTAATAGCAGGGACCTATACACCCTTTACCTTAGTACCTTTGCATGGTGTTCTTGGCTGGACGGTTTTTAGTTTGGTTTGGGGACTGGCGGTTATTGGAATTGTTCTAAAAGTTTTTTTTGCAGGACGCTATAAGGTCTTATCAACATTGTGTTATCTTGGCATGGGTTGGTTTATTGTTTTTGCAATTAAGCCTTTGCTTGCTACTGTACCGGAATTCGGTATGATTTGGTTATTTGCTGGTGGTTTATTTTATACATTAGGCAGTGCTTTTTATCTTTGGAAAAGGCTTCCCTATAATCATGCAATATGGCACTTATTTGTTCTAGCGGGTAGCATATCACATTTTATTGCCGTATTTTTCTATATTCTTCCCATTCCTCTTCGCTCATAA